The following proteins are encoded in a genomic region of Sesamum indicum cultivar Zhongzhi No. 13 linkage group LG8, S_indicum_v1.0, whole genome shotgun sequence:
- the LOC105169423 gene encoding uncharacterized protein LOC105169423, with the protein MGKEIMNEKKEMREMPFLALNHVSFVCKSVAKSVEFYEQVLGFVLIKRPSSFDFEGAWLFNHGIGIHLLQADNVAGKKGKINPKDNHISFQCSDMDMIMKQLEEMKIEYVKAVVREGGIIVDQIFFHDPDGYMIEICNCVT; encoded by the exons ATGGGAAAAGAGATTATGAATGAGAAGAAGGAAATGAGGGAGATGCCGTTTCTGGCGTTGAACCATGTTTCTTTTGTGTGTAAATCTGTTGCAAAATCTGTGGAATTCTACGAGCAGGTTCTGGGTTTTGTCCTCATCAAACGCCCTTCCTCCTTCGACTTTGAAGGTGCTTG gTTGTTCAACCATGGGATCGGAATCCACTTGCTGCAAGCAGATAATGTGGCCGGAAAGAAGGGGAAAATCAACCCAAAAGACAACCACATATCGTTCCAGTGCTCGGACATGGATATGATCATGAAGCAGTTGGAAGAGATGAAGATCGAGTACGTGAAGGCAGTGGTGAGAGAGGGTGGGATCATCGTGGATCAGATATTCTTCCATGATCCTGATGGGTACATGATTGAAATCTGCAACTGCGTTACATGA